A single region of the Bacillus sp. 2205SS5-2 genome encodes:
- a CDS encoding phospholipase D-like domain-containing protein has protein sequence MKKSVKVLGILILLSLLIPLSIHMEVKKGAKSYQEHHPLIETDFFHGNVSLFTEGMPLFDALFQDIDQATTSIFIHFFIVREDPISLRFVHKLIEKAKEGLDVKLSVDYIGNSLSKKTIDRLEHNGVEFVNSRSPELHSFFYSINHRNHRKLAVIDDQIGYIGGFNIGEEYIGNNQEFGYWRDYHLRITGEATSAIQTQFARDWTEDTKEFMELPKLNEKNRGRNKEIKFMFSTGVELENKMIDLINEAKSSITIATPYFIPSKRVRKVLIRAHNQGVKVKLLIPDNTDAWFTKPPSYLITKELITEGIDIYLYTKGFFHGKVMVIDDKLADIGTANWDPRSMYLNDEANCIITDKDIVSEVNKQLSEDFLNSRKLTIDLYEDLPFWEKWFMHTPESVYFYF, from the coding sequence GTGAAGAAAAGTGTAAAGGTCTTGGGTATTCTCATCCTTCTTTCGTTGTTAATACCGTTATCAATTCATATGGAAGTTAAAAAAGGTGCAAAATCGTACCAAGAGCATCACCCTCTCATTGAAACAGATTTCTTTCATGGAAATGTATCCCTTTTTACGGAAGGAATGCCATTGTTTGATGCTCTGTTTCAAGATATTGATCAAGCGACTACATCTATTTTTATTCATTTTTTTATCGTTAGAGAAGATCCTATTTCTTTACGCTTTGTGCACAAATTGATAGAGAAAGCTAAAGAAGGGTTGGATGTTAAGCTATCAGTAGATTATATTGGGAATTCGTTATCAAAAAAAACAATAGACCGCTTGGAGCATAATGGCGTTGAATTTGTAAATAGTCGTTCTCCGGAACTTCACTCTTTTTTCTATTCGATTAATCATCGAAACCACCGTAAGTTGGCCGTTATTGATGATCAAATAGGTTACATTGGAGGGTTTAACATAGGAGAAGAATACATTGGAAATAATCAAGAGTTCGGCTATTGGCGTGACTATCATTTGCGTATCACTGGAGAGGCGACCAGCGCAATCCAAACGCAGTTTGCTCGTGACTGGACCGAAGACACAAAGGAATTTATGGAGCTCCCGAAGTTAAATGAGAAAAATAGGGGACGTAATAAAGAAATTAAGTTTATGTTTTCAACAGGGGTCGAGTTAGAGAACAAAATGATTGACTTAATTAATGAAGCTAAATCGTCAATCACTATTGCAACTCCTTACTTCATCCCTAGTAAGCGAGTAAGAAAGGTCCTTATCCGAGCTCATAACCAAGGAGTAAAGGTGAAATTATTGATTCCAGATAATACAGATGCTTGGTTTACGAAACCCCCAAGTTACTTGATTACAAAAGAACTAATAACTGAAGGAATTGACATATATTTATACACAAAAGGTTTTTTTCACGGGAAAGTAATGGTAATCGATGATAAACTAGCAGACATAGGAACAGCAAATTGGGATCCACGCAGTATGTATTTGAATGATGAGGCGAACTGTATTATTACGGATAAAGATATAGTTTCAGAGGTAAACAAACAGCTCTCAGAGGATTTTTTAAACAGCCGGAAATTAACAATAGATTTATATGAGGATCTACCTTTTTGGGAGAAGTGGTTTATGCATACGCCAGAATCGGTTTATTTCTACTTTTAA
- a CDS encoding ATP-binding protein: MIQQGDLFIYKRNKFILMFFWGGLLSHLIISSLIESITFDNWLIGSIIGISLILLQIQNYSSKLVLYGTTSCLFSYLFFINLLHPSYFHLLYIPVGIVIVALYQNMRALWLASILSMFMLLFFTYSNSIINHSEGETSHVLSLLIFSFALSIFFLFHTHYTNTLFNEKVKSEQFIKNKLHSTQSYFNLVFEYAKDAVSVFDLEGKILDVNPAFEEIYGWKKADCVGKRPELVPKRLQAQAKERTSRVLNGESIISLETIDVRKDGTEFAVEITLSPIFDHTCNIIAMSAISRDISYKKDTENMLLQSEKLSIAGEMAAGVAHEIRNPLTVISGFIQMIHSDENNKYKTYTNVMLSELQRINLIISEFLVLAKPQADIHKISLLDDVIRDVIVLFESECNLNNVSIHEDWKQENISMYCEPNQLKQLFINLFKNALEAMPHGGELSISIEKTDSNILIHIKDTGDGIRPDLLEKIDAPFYTTKEKGTGLGLMISKKIVQNHHGSLEYKSQENKGTIVIVSLPHSNISLAKS; the protein is encoded by the coding sequence ATGATACAACAAGGAGATCTCTTCATATATAAGCGAAATAAGTTTATTCTCATGTTCTTCTGGGGTGGGCTACTGAGCCATCTCATTATTTCCTCTCTAATCGAGAGTATTACGTTCGACAACTGGTTGATTGGCAGTATAATTGGCATCAGTTTGATCCTTTTACAGATTCAAAACTATTCATCAAAACTTGTTCTTTATGGAACTACGTCTTGTCTTTTTTCCTATTTATTTTTCATCAATCTTCTTCACCCTAGTTACTTTCATTTGCTCTATATTCCAGTTGGAATTGTTATAGTTGCTCTTTATCAAAATATGCGTGCCCTTTGGCTAGCAAGTATTTTGAGCATGTTCATGTTGCTATTTTTCACCTACTCCAATTCAATCATCAATCATTCCGAAGGTGAAACCTCTCATGTTCTTTCCCTGCTTATATTTTCTTTTGCTTTATCTATATTTTTTCTATTTCACACACATTACACAAATACGTTGTTTAATGAGAAAGTAAAAAGTGAACAATTCATTAAAAATAAACTTCATTCTACTCAATCCTATTTTAATCTTGTATTTGAATATGCTAAAGATGCCGTCAGTGTATTTGACCTAGAAGGAAAGATTCTTGATGTCAACCCTGCTTTTGAAGAAATTTACGGGTGGAAAAAAGCAGACTGTGTTGGCAAACGTCCAGAGCTCGTTCCTAAGCGACTTCAAGCTCAAGCAAAAGAACGAACGAGTAGGGTTTTAAATGGTGAAAGTATAATCTCTCTAGAAACCATCGATGTCAGAAAAGATGGTACTGAATTTGCTGTTGAAATAACACTTTCACCTATTTTTGATCACACCTGTAATATCATTGCAATGTCTGCTATATCAAGAGATATTTCCTACAAAAAAGATACCGAAAACATGCTACTTCAGTCTGAAAAATTATCCATTGCAGGAGAAATGGCTGCGGGTGTCGCGCACGAAATTCGGAATCCTTTAACGGTGATATCTGGTTTTATTCAAATGATACACAGTGACGAAAACAATAAGTATAAAACTTATACAAATGTCATGCTATCTGAACTACAAAGAATTAATCTAATCATTAGTGAGTTTCTCGTCTTAGCCAAACCCCAAGCTGATATACACAAAATATCCCTACTAGATGACGTGATCCGGGATGTGATAGTCTTATTTGAATCTGAATGTAATTTAAACAATGTGTCCATTCATGAGGATTGGAAACAAGAAAACATCTCCATGTATTGCGAACCAAATCAATTGAAACAGCTTTTCATAAATCTATTTAAAAATGCATTAGAAGCCATGCCACACGGCGGAGAATTATCTATTTCTATTGAGAAAACAGATTCAAATATTCTAATTCATATTAAAGATACTGGAGATGGGATTCGACCAGATCTTCTGGAGAAAATAGACGCTCCTTTCTATACAACAAAAGAAAAAGGAACGGGTCTTGGTTTAATGATTTCGAAAAAAATTGTTCAAAATCATCATGGGTCGCTTGAATATAAAAGCCAAGAGAATAAAGGAACAATAGTGATTGTATCTCTCCCTCATAGCAATATATCTCTCGCCAAATCATAA
- a CDS encoding M42 family metallopeptidase yields MTTYPNSNETISLIKDLVSIPSPSGYTEEVIAYVERFLENSSAELKRNRKGGLIVSLKGKDDEKQRMLTAHVDTLGAMVKEVKSNGRLKLSMIGGFNWSSVEGEYCTIHTSSGNALTGTILMHQTSVHVYKDAREAKRDENNIEIRIDEKVFNENDAREVGIEVGDFVSFDPRVQVTSSGYIKSRHLDDKASVAILLNLIKTIEEQNIQLPYTTHFLISNNEEIGYGGNSNIPEETVEYLAVDMGALGDGQASDEYTVSICAKDSSGPYHFGLRQKLIELAKQNQIDYKVDIYPYYGSDASAAIRAGHDIIHGLIGPGIEASHAYERTHMSSIQQTEKLLYHYVQSELVE; encoded by the coding sequence ATGACTACATATCCAAATTCAAATGAGACGATTTCACTTATTAAAGATCTTGTTTCAATTCCAAGTCCAAGCGGTTACACCGAAGAGGTTATTGCTTATGTCGAGCGTTTTCTAGAAAACAGTTCAGCGGAATTAAAGAGAAATAGAAAAGGTGGATTAATTGTCTCTCTAAAAGGAAAAGACGATGAAAAACAGCGAATGTTGACGGCTCACGTCGATACACTAGGAGCTATGGTCAAAGAAGTGAAAAGTAATGGAAGATTAAAATTATCCATGATCGGTGGTTTTAATTGGAGTTCAGTCGAAGGAGAGTATTGTACGATTCATACTTCTTCAGGAAACGCCTTAACAGGGACGATCTTAATGCATCAAACTTCTGTGCATGTATACAAAGATGCTCGAGAAGCGAAACGTGATGAAAATAATATAGAAATACGAATTGATGAGAAAGTATTTAATGAGAACGACGCAAGAGAAGTAGGGATTGAAGTAGGAGATTTTGTTTCGTTTGATCCCCGAGTTCAAGTCACAAGTAGTGGGTATATTAAGTCTCGTCACCTAGATGATAAAGCAAGTGTAGCTATACTACTAAACTTGATTAAAACCATTGAAGAACAAAACATACAATTACCTTATACAACCCACTTTTTAATCTCGAATAATGAGGAAATTGGCTATGGAGGAAATTCAAATATTCCAGAAGAAACCGTAGAATACTTAGCTGTAGATATGGGAGCATTAGGGGACGGTCAAGCCTCAGATGAGTATACAGTGTCAATTTGTGCGAAAGATTCAAGCGGTCCCTATCACTTTGGACTCCGTCAAAAACTCATTGAATTAGCCAAACAGAATCAAATAGATTATAAAGTTGATATATATCCTTATTATGGTTCAGATGCATCTGCAGCCATTCGAGCGGGGCATGACATCATTCATGGACTCATCGGACCGGGAATTGAAGCTTCACACGCTTATGAGCGTACGCATATGTCTTCGATTCAACAGACAGAAAAATTGTTGTATCATTATGTTCAATCTGAGCTTGTCGAGTGA
- a CDS encoding phosphoribosyltransferase family protein gives MKNIASSMSLQSPNKFPILGDLEVEVLVQKNPLELPIEALFKMAARINKKRAFLFVSRVLGKHLRVSPYDPLIISALLTLQYANKESEQNKKLVYALLSDSLAEKKAGYESFLTQKVKLFEDSIIIGFAETATALGHGVFDSVSNGYYIHTTREQMRDQVPVLTFEEEHSHAVDQLCFSNRGFFENEKPIILVDDEMTTGKTTLNIIRDLHTKFPRKKYVVLAILDWRSSEHQAQFRKLEEELAISIETVSLISGDFHCVGNALENGDSNLREDIPQLPAVDWLDLSSVFTASSYLPRNGSNAPFIKETGRFGLAFDEMPAIHLACKEAAKIIERKRMESNILCIGNGELMYLPMKIASFMEGNVYVQSSTRSPIHSERAEHYAINEKTHFMNPEDQATNHFLYNIKQDEFDEVILFFERKVEIENVQPLLNYLCQKGVKHVLIAQLSNEMREHNC, from the coding sequence ATGAAAAACATAGCTTCATCGATGTCCTTACAGAGTCCCAACAAATTTCCCATTCTCGGTGATTTAGAAGTAGAGGTATTGGTACAAAAAAATCCGTTAGAGCTTCCTATCGAGGCCTTATTTAAAATGGCTGCAAGAATTAATAAAAAGAGAGCGTTTTTATTTGTTAGTAGAGTACTAGGGAAGCATCTGCGTGTCTCTCCCTATGATCCTCTCATCATTTCCGCTCTTTTGACTCTGCAATATGCAAATAAGGAAAGTGAACAGAATAAAAAACTCGTATATGCACTCCTGTCTGACTCTCTAGCAGAGAAGAAAGCTGGGTATGAATCATTTTTAACTCAAAAAGTAAAATTATTTGAAGATTCGATCATTATAGGATTTGCGGAAACTGCCACGGCCCTCGGTCATGGTGTGTTTGATAGTGTTTCAAATGGTTATTATATTCATACCACTCGCGAACAAATGAGAGATCAGGTTCCGGTTCTGACCTTTGAGGAAGAGCATTCCCATGCCGTCGACCAACTTTGTTTTTCGAATAGGGGGTTTTTTGAAAATGAAAAACCAATTATTTTAGTAGACGACGAGATGACAACAGGGAAGACAACGCTTAATATCATTCGCGACCTGCATACCAAGTTCCCACGAAAAAAGTATGTGGTATTAGCGATCTTAGACTGGCGCTCAAGCGAGCATCAAGCACAATTCCGAAAACTAGAAGAGGAATTAGCTATTTCTATAGAAACGGTTTCGTTAATTAGTGGCGACTTTCATTGTGTGGGAAACGCGCTCGAAAATGGTGATTCGAATCTACGAGAAGACATACCTCAACTTCCCGCAGTCGACTGGTTGGACCTGTCATCTGTGTTTACTGCATCATCTTATCTACCTAGAAATGGTTCAAACGCTCCATTCATTAAGGAAACCGGTCGATTTGGTTTAGCGTTTGACGAAATGCCTGCCATCCATCTAGCGTGCAAAGAAGCCGCAAAGATTATTGAGCGCAAGAGAATGGAATCGAATATTTTATGTATAGGGAACGGAGAATTGATGTATCTACCAATGAAAATAGCTAGTTTTATGGAAGGTAATGTTTATGTTCAATCATCTACAAGAAGTCCTATTCACTCAGAACGAGCCGAACATTATGCCATCAATGAGAAAACCCACTTTATGAACCCAGAGGATCAAGCTACTAATCATTTTCTATATAATATTAAACAGGATGAGTTCGATGAGGTGATCTTGTTTTTTGAAAGAAAGGTTGAAATAGAGAACGTGCAACCTCTTTTAAATTACCTTTGTCAAAAAGGGGTAAAGCACGTGTTGATTGCACAACTTTCAAACGAAATGAGGGAGCATAATTGCTAA
- a CDS encoding cysteine protease StiP family protein, with protein MLKVPEMFGSYPKEDVTFLLKDLSSLAIEKETNEREREIQSGTHYSEMLPVEYEPSQPYMELYHSSLQQFKKKVAVASGVVAEQILQRRGKNTVLISLARAGTPIGVLIKRYLQQIHAVELPHYSISIIRDRGIDQNALQYILKRHPMDQWMFIDGWTGKGAITKELTKSIKEFNAYYQTKISDELAVLADPGYCSSLYGTREDFLIPSACLNSTISGLVSRTVLNDKWIGKNDFHGAKYYQELADRDVSNEYVDTISSLFKEVRDEVHQQCRMIQKQDQNPTWEGLASLKKIQKEFSIENINLIKPGVGETTRVLLRRVPWKILVRSKRHPDLEHILFLAKDRDVEVIEYPGMKYECCGIIQPLEKSK; from the coding sequence TTGCTAAAGGTACCAGAGATGTTTGGAAGTTATCCAAAGGAAGATGTAACATTCTTATTAAAGGATTTATCTTCACTTGCGATTGAAAAAGAAACAAATGAAAGAGAACGTGAGATACAAAGTGGAACTCATTATTCTGAAATGCTACCGGTAGAATATGAACCGTCTCAACCGTATATGGAGTTGTATCATTCGTCCCTGCAACAATTCAAAAAGAAGGTGGCCGTTGCTTCGGGAGTCGTCGCTGAACAGATTCTTCAGCGACGAGGGAAAAATACCGTCTTAATCTCCCTAGCAAGAGCAGGTACGCCTATTGGAGTTCTAATTAAGCGATATCTTCAACAAATTCATGCAGTGGAGCTTCCGCATTATAGTATCTCAATTATTAGAGATCGAGGTATTGACCAAAATGCCTTACAGTATATATTGAAGCGGCACCCTATGGATCAATGGATGTTTATTGATGGTTGGACTGGTAAGGGAGCCATTACGAAGGAGCTAACGAAATCAATTAAGGAATTTAATGCATACTATCAGACGAAGATTTCCGACGAACTTGCGGTGTTAGCAGATCCAGGATATTGCTCATCACTTTATGGAACGAGAGAGGATTTTCTTATTCCAAGCGCTTGCCTCAATTCCACGATTTCAGGACTGGTCAGTCGAACCGTTTTGAATGACAAGTGGATAGGAAAGAACGATTTTCACGGAGCAAAATATTATCAGGAGCTTGCTGATAGGGACGTTTCAAATGAATATGTTGATACGATATCATCCTTATTCAAAGAAGTACGTGACGAGGTTCACCAACAATGCAGGATGATTCAAAAGCAAGACCAAAACCCTACTTGGGAAGGACTAGCTTCTTTGAAAAAGATTCAAAAAGAGTTTTCAATCGAAAATATTAATCTCATTAAGCCAGGTGTTGGTGAAACGACAAGAGTATTGTTACGAAGAGTGCCGTGGAAAATTCTGGTTCGTTCGAAGAGACATCCTGATTTAGAGCATATCCTTTTCCTGGCAAAAGATCGTGATGTGGAAGTGATTGAGTATCCAGGGATGAAGTATGAATGCTGTGGAATTATTCAGCCATTGGAGAAGAGTAAATGA
- a CDS encoding toxic anion resistance protein encodes MNDQSIQTIGSQEVLNEEKGNELRVQLKTEPEVQQIARQLDVKNQTELLEYGKEPAVQISQFSDRILSLMKSTSVTDSGMMLKQLGKLMDRFDKKDFDEPKGMFGKLFSRGDKMIEKIFGKYQTLGKEIEKIHIEISKYKDEMTKSTTNLDEMYEHNVQYYMDLEKYIVAGGLKLEELKERMEVLDHQVANGDQMAQLELTTLSNNLQTLDERVYDLEMARMVALQTAPQIRLLQRGNTKLIGKINSAFITTIPIFKNGIIQAVSAKRQKLVADSLNELDKRTNEMLLRNAQNISSQSTEIARLAGRPSIKIETIEESWSTIVKGLEETKAIEEENQHLRVEGTKRILQLQENIKNHNR; translated from the coding sequence ATGAACGATCAAAGTATTCAAACAATTGGATCGCAAGAAGTTTTAAACGAAGAAAAAGGCAATGAGCTTCGTGTACAACTAAAAACGGAGCCAGAAGTTCAACAGATTGCTCGACAATTAGATGTGAAAAATCAAACAGAATTATTAGAATATGGTAAAGAGCCGGCTGTCCAAATTTCGCAGTTCTCAGATCGTATTCTGTCCTTAATGAAATCAACAAGTGTGACAGACTCTGGTATGATGCTGAAGCAGTTAGGCAAGCTGATGGACCGCTTTGATAAAAAGGATTTCGATGAGCCAAAAGGGATGTTTGGAAAGTTATTTAGTCGTGGAGACAAAATGATTGAGAAAATCTTCGGGAAATACCAAACACTTGGGAAAGAAATTGAGAAGATTCATATCGAAATATCAAAATATAAAGATGAAATGACGAAGTCAACGACGAACCTTGATGAAATGTATGAGCATAACGTCCAATACTATATGGACCTTGAAAAATACATCGTAGCAGGGGGACTAAAACTTGAAGAATTGAAAGAGAGAATGGAGGTACTAGATCACCAAGTAGCAAATGGAGATCAGATGGCACAGCTTGAATTGACAACCTTAAGTAATAATCTTCAAACCTTGGATGAGCGGGTATATGATTTAGAAATGGCCCGTATGGTGGCCTTACAAACAGCCCCGCAAATTCGATTACTGCAGCGTGGAAACACAAAATTAATTGGAAAAATCAATTCCGCCTTTATTACGACAATCCCTATCTTCAAAAATGGGATTATTCAAGCAGTTTCAGCTAAACGACAGAAACTAGTAGCAGATTCTTTAAACGAATTAGACAAACGTACGAATGAAATGTTGCTTAGAAACGCTCAAAACATCTCAAGTCAGAGTACCGAAATTGCAAGACTAGCGGGTAGACCAAGCATTAAAATTGAAACCATTGAAGAATCATGGAGCACAATAGTCAAAGGGCTCGAAGAAACAAAAGCAATCGAAGAAGAAAACCAACATTTACGAGTAGAAGGTACAAAAAGAATATTACAACTACAAGAAAACATCAAAAACCACAACCGTTAA
- a CDS encoding HAD family hydrolase, which produces MKMKIFGSDLDRTLIYSRKILAEFPTTAEIHPVEMNKGETISYISAKAKELLFQLQKEMLFVPVTTRTTAQYNRISLFQNEINPEYAITCNGAHILHRGEPLQEWEVYIQNQLKSVSSIEEIEQKLNQYKPAQWLLEIRKAESLFLYCMIDREKMESIEFQYLKSWAIGQGWEMSLQGRKLYFVPKVIQKWEAFQFLSDKLELTERYTAGDSLLDYELIKNSKFGLAPLHGEVCEYDSALVLTKIAGVHAADEILERVLLETKHSLPTF; this is translated from the coding sequence ATGAAAATGAAAATTTTTGGGAGTGACCTTGATCGAACGTTAATCTATTCACGAAAAATTCTTGCGGAGTTTCCGACTACGGCTGAAATTCATCCGGTAGAAATGAATAAAGGTGAAACCATTTCATATATTTCTGCTAAAGCAAAGGAACTGTTATTTCAATTGCAGAAAGAGATGCTTTTTGTACCTGTAACCACTAGGACAACCGCACAATACAATAGAATTTCTCTATTTCAGAATGAGATCAATCCAGAATATGCAATTACTTGTAATGGAGCACATATTCTTCATCGTGGAGAACCTTTACAAGAGTGGGAGGTTTACATACAGAACCAACTCAAAAGCGTTAGTAGCATAGAAGAAATTGAGCAAAAGTTAAATCAATATAAACCAGCGCAGTGGCTGTTGGAAATAAGAAAAGCAGAATCACTTTTTTTGTATTGCATGATTGATCGAGAAAAAATGGAAAGCATTGAATTTCAATATTTGAAATCATGGGCAATAGGGCAAGGATGGGAAATGTCTCTTCAAGGAAGAAAGTTATATTTCGTTCCAAAAGTTATTCAAAAATGGGAGGCTTTTCAGTTCCTATCTGATAAACTAGAGTTAACTGAACGGTACACAGCTGGAGATTCACTTTTAGATTATGAACTCATCAAGAATAGTAAATTTGGCCTAGCCCCTTTGCATGGAGAGGTGTGTGAATATGATTCAGCACTGGTCTTGACAAAGATTGCTGGCGTTCATGCTGCAGATGAGATTCTTGAAAGAGTTTTACTGGAGACCAAACATAGCCTTCCTACTTTTTAA
- a CDS encoding YceG family protein: MKKTQTIQSTPIEVTEDNWRENLQKKLPDRDFYSSISPLQVGQVACRFLGIPYDETEYSHLLYELKQENVVILSETLDKTIDSERFQAIQRIHLVQKKEKGLSINRFVAFLEGEQLLPKHPDASIHRHLREAYICMLVKFEQHHPQGLLAPEFRRVFLDSIKWLWNHLAVWLKHTSLQDRFPSVLWYGEMNKSQQYFLFLLMIIGCDVLIFHPEGKDEFAEIDGNNQFSKVIQYPSKGKMQPFPTEEPERTSTVAYRASREMDAVLHHSESQLYKPWQFRKHIPHVTTLKTTYDELFLLAKERAFIRPNFAVIGEEVKIPSLFSKIMGVSQNRKEYWNKMQLLIDQKLTATIKHFPFTTESTTNQRFHYEHATENGRLSPEKLMESHWWKYKHLPNGTQHAIAHGISRVCAERKLLPQLKESSEQISLYLFTQCMDIPEIVLKLIQQFDYAQEIPKLILYNNEVNGSLSRSDAALLLFMNEIGFDIILYNPPGHNCIEQFIQVDVFDTHWLEEMIFELEFKEESVLQKFIKSIKR, from the coding sequence ATGAAAAAGACTCAAACTATCCAATCAACCCCAATCGAAGTGACGGAGGATAATTGGAGAGAAAACCTACAAAAAAAACTTCCTGATAGAGACTTCTATTCATCGATAAGTCCCCTGCAAGTAGGACAAGTAGCCTGTCGCTTTTTGGGGATTCCATACGATGAAACAGAGTATAGTCATTTATTATATGAATTAAAACAAGAAAATGTAGTTATTTTAAGTGAAACATTAGATAAGACAATCGACTCGGAGCGTTTTCAGGCCATTCAGCGAATCCATCTCGTTCAGAAGAAAGAGAAAGGGTTATCGATTAACCGATTTGTGGCCTTTTTAGAAGGAGAACAATTATTACCTAAGCACCCAGATGCTTCGATTCATCGCCATCTTCGTGAAGCGTATATTTGCATGTTAGTTAAATTTGAACAACATCACCCTCAAGGCCTTCTTGCCCCAGAGTTTAGAAGGGTGTTTTTAGATAGCATTAAATGGCTTTGGAATCATTTAGCGGTTTGGCTGAAGCATACATCGCTTCAAGACCGATTCCCAAGTGTGCTCTGGTACGGAGAAATGAATAAAAGTCAGCAATATTTTCTATTCCTACTTATGATTATTGGCTGTGATGTTCTTATCTTTCATCCGGAGGGAAAAGATGAATTTGCAGAGATTGATGGAAATAATCAATTTTCTAAAGTTATTCAGTACCCGTCAAAAGGAAAGATGCAACCATTTCCTACAGAAGAACCTGAAAGGACGTCCACTGTTGCATATCGAGCGTCACGAGAAATGGATGCTGTTTTGCATCATTCAGAGTCACAATTGTATAAACCGTGGCAGTTCCGTAAGCATATCCCTCATGTCACAACCTTAAAAACGACCTATGATGAATTGTTTCTATTAGCAAAAGAGCGGGCTTTTATTCGACCAAATTTTGCCGTAATAGGAGAGGAAGTGAAAATTCCGTCGCTCTTTAGCAAAATTATGGGTGTTTCTCAAAACCGGAAAGAATATTGGAACAAAATGCAGCTACTAATAGACCAAAAGCTGACTGCAACCATCAAGCATTTTCCTTTTACAACCGAGTCGACGACCAACCAACGATTTCATTACGAGCATGCGACTGAAAACGGGAGGCTGTCCCCTGAAAAACTAATGGAAAGTCATTGGTGGAAATATAAGCACTTACCTAATGGCACTCAACATGCCATAGCTCATGGCATTTCGAGAGTATGTGCAGAACGTAAATTACTACCTCAGCTAAAAGAATCGTCTGAGCAAATAAGTCTGTATCTATTTACGCAGTGTATGGATATCCCGGAAATCGTGTTAAAGCTCATTCAACAGTTTGATTATGCTCAAGAAATACCGAAGTTAATTTTGTACAATAATGAGGTGAATGGTTCATTATCGCGGTCCGATGCTGCCTTGCTACTTTTTATGAATGAAATTGGGTTTGATATTATTCTCTATAATCCACCAGGTCATAACTGTATTGAACAATTCATCCAAGTAGACGTTTTTGATACACACTGGCTAGAGGAAATGATCTTTGAACTTGAATTCAAAGAAGAAAGTGTTTTACAAAAATTCATCAAGTCGATTAAACGTTAA